The Longimicrobiaceae bacterium genomic sequence CCCAGGCCCCGCCTGGGCTTTCGCGTGGCGGGAAAAAGCTATCTCGTGATGGAAAACGGAGTTAGGTAGATGCCTGCTGCGGGTGGGAAACCGCGGGGTCGAGCCGCTGCACCGGAAACGGGAAGCCCTCCCGGCTCGGGGAGGGCTTCGGCACTACTCTTCCTCGTTCCGTCGCCAGCCCCGCCGGGCCATCCCGCTCGCGCGGCGCCACACCCTCGCGGCGGCGTCGGAGCCGCCGCGGCGGGCGGCGCCCAGGAGGCGGCGCACGCGCGAGACGTAGGCCCCCATCTCCTCTTCGGCCTCGTGGCGAGCGGCCACCAGCTGCTCGGCGCTGAAGCCCAGGCAGGCGGCGATCTCCTCCACCACCCGCTCCTCCTCCTCCGACATCCCGCCCTCGGCCGCGGCGCTCACCACCGCCAGGTCCAGCAGCTCCTCGCGCTCGGCGGCGGAGAGTCCCTCCAGGATCTCCCGCTGCTCGCGGGTGAACACGGGCGGCCCGCCGTCGCCCAGGGGGGCGGTCCGCACGGAGCCCACCACCGCCTGGCGGAGGCGGGGGAGGGCGGGGTGCACCGCCTCGGGGACGATCCCCCGCA encodes the following:
- a CDS encoding TerB family tellurite resistance protein translates to LPAMVPGIGPALAALGMVADWRYVAEQQRDLVLEVAALMGVPLEHPTEQVRSLFVASMATAFGAVRVGEAAVDAAARQVVRRSLARVVPGVGAVVAGSLNYMGTLALGRAAIRRFAAEAGIPVRGIVPEAVHPALPRLRQAVVGSVRTAPLGDGGPPVFTREQREILEGLSAAEREELLDLAVVSAAAEGGMSEEEERVVEEIAACLGFSAEQLVAARHEAEEEMGAYVSRVRRLLGAARRGGSDAAARVWRRASGMARRGWRRNEEE